A region of the Flavobacteriaceae bacterium MAR_2010_188 genome:
TAAAATCTAGAAGCTGTATTGCTTGGAGCGTTGCTACCCAGAGTTTATTATTTTTATATAAAGTTGAATAATAACTGTTGTTGTCCAAAATGTTTGCGCCTACAATTTTTTGGCTCTGGTCGGTTTTTAGGTTTATTTTATAAATTCCACCATCATTTAAACTGACAAAAACATTTTCATTATCGATTTTAGCGATTTCCGTGATTCTAAATGCATTATCGGCGGTCTTTACAATGGTCGATTTAAGGGTGTTATTATTAAGGTTTAAGTTGAAGATTTGACCTAGGCTATTGCCAAACATAAAATTGTTTTCCTCTAGTTCTGTAATATAATTTATACTATTACTGCTAAATAATTTGGAAAGAGGGATTTGGTAAATTCGCAGGGATTTTTTATCAATCACGCTGATGCCGCTATTATTTCCAGATGCCCAAATCTTTCCGTCTTTGGCTTGATATAATTGGGTATTTCGGTCATTGATAAGACCGTCGGCAACTCCCAAATGTTTTATGTTGCTGTTTGCTAAATCAATAATATCAATCCCGGCGTAAGTGCCTATCCATTTATTTCCGTCTTTTTCCTGCAATGTTGCCCAGACATTTGCATCGCCTAAGCCTTTTTGAGTGGTTATATTGGCGGGCTGATTACCTTTTAGGTCAACGACAAACATACCTCCACTGACTAAGCCCACCCATGCCTGGTCATTATTGTCGAATGTTACATTATAGATGACCCTATTTTGATTAAAGTCGAGGATATAAGATTTAAAATTTCTATGTTGTAGATCAAGTGAATATAATAGGCCAACCGAGGTAGTGACCCAAAAATTGCCATTTTCATCTATGACTGTACGGATTGTGTTCCCAAATCTTTCATCTATATTGTCTTTGTCAATGTAGGTAAGGGAATCCTTGGCCTTCGAAATAATATTTATGCCATCTTGAGTGGTTAGCCAAATCTCTCCATTGGGATTTTCTAAAAACGTAGTAACTCCAGTTTGCCCAAATAAGTCATCTTCGCCTATCGAGGTGTTTGTACTTTCTTCAAAATCTAATATGTTTACTCCGCTAGCAGTACTTAGCCAGATTTTACCTGTGCTATCGGTAGAAGCCTGTACCACAAAATTAGCGAGCAATCCTTCGTTGGTTGTAAATTGACTGACGGACTGCTCTTCAAAATTTATGATAGTAAATCCTACCTGCATATTACTCAGCCAAATTCTATTCTCTTTATCTTCACTAATATGATAACCAAGTCCTACTCTAAAACTGGTCTCTAATTCATAGATGAGATTATTTTCAAAATCTATGGCTTTAACCGAGTTACTGTCAGATACCCAATATAGACCCCGAGAATCAACGAATATGGTGAATGCTGTATTGATGTCTAACCCTTGTGCGGTTCCGTAGCTATAAAGATTGTCGCTATCGTATTTAATGATTGCAGTGCTCGCGGATAACCAAATAAAATTATCAGGGTCCTTCATTACGCCGAAGAGCTTTCCATCAATGCCGAACTCTGCATCTAATTTGCTAACTCCAACTGAAGAATTTAGGTCAATTGAGAGGTTTCCCGCCTTGGTGATTTTTGGTTTGCCAAGTTGTTTCACCCTAAATTTTAAATCCTCTTTTGGCCAACTGTCAAAATTGAGTGGTTTACTAGGCAATTCATCCCACTTTAATGGTTTGGTTTGAAATTTCCCTTTTATGCTATCAGAATTTTGAAGCTCAAATTTCTTACCTTCCTTATTTTCTAAGGAATAAGGCTGACTTTTCATTGAAGCAAGTCCGGAAAACTCATGTTCCGTCCAGGTTAGTGTATCTGGTTGGAGTAGTCTAAATGTTCCCTTTACGGCTTCTACATACTCGGAGGATGAATTAGGAAGTTCTGGTGCATTATAGGTTTCTTTACAGGCCGAAGTTAGTATAATGACCAAGAAGAATAGGAGGTAGGACGTATTCCTAACCTTAGTAATTTTGTTTAGGTCCGGTGTAAAATATTTTGAAGACTGAATTTTTACCGATTTCTTGAAGAAGTTAATCATCTTTTAATTGCTAGTTTTTGTTATGGGAAGCTTAATCACGAATTCAGTGCCTATGCCTGCTTCAGATGAAAGATGTAACATACCACCATGTGCCTTTACGATTTCATAACTTAATGAAAGACCAAGGCCAGTTCCTTTACCAGACGGCTTAGTTGTGAAAAAAGGTTGAAATATTTTTTGTTGAACATCTTCTGCAATTCCATTACCGTTGTCGCGGATGCTTATCTCTAATTCCTCAGCTCCCGTAGTCGATGTTGTTTTTTTAGAACTTACCCAAATCGTAGGCATATAGCTCTCTAAACCACTCTTTTCTTTATCCTGAATTGCCAATCCGCTGCGCTCAGCACATGCACTTCGGCTACGCTCAGCACAAGCATAAAATGCATTATTTATAAGGTTAAGAATCACCCGGCCAAGTTCCTGCGGCATTACATTTACTTTTCCGACACTTTCATCAAAATCTGTATTTAAGGTGGCGTTAAACGTTTTATCCTTTGCTCGCAGTCCATGGTAAGCTAAACGTAGATATTCATCTGCCAAGGCGTTGACATCGGTCAGTTGCTTTTTGCCGTCGCTCTTTCTACTATGCAAAAGCATCCCCTTAACTATATTATCTGCTCGTTTGCCATGTAGATAGATTTTCTCGAGATTTTGATAGAGATCAAATAAAATTTCCTCTTCCATGCCACTATCCCGTTCTGCATCTGGTAATGCTTTTTCTGCTTTAAGTTCCTCAATCAATTCTTTATTGATCTCGGAAAAATTATTTACAAAATTTAAGGGGTTCTGAATCTCATGGGCGATGCCAGCGGTAAGTTCACCAAGACTTGCCATTTTTTCTGAATGAATCAACTGCTCTTGGGTCTGTTTTAAATCTTCTAAGGATTGGTTTAGTTCTGCCGTGCGCTCATCGACAAGCTTTTGAAGAGTTTCATTTTTTCTTTTCCAATCCTGCACGCCCCAAGTGTCCTCAGCACTTTCCACTTTCTCGGGTTTAGATCCATGAAAATGCACCAACACCCATCTATTATCTAAGAATTCTAAGGCAGCTGTAAATCTTATTTCAAAACAAACCTTCTCCTCTCCAGCGATAATCCCTACGTGGATGATGTCTGAGTATACTGCAAAATCACCGTTTTTAGAAATTCTTCTATCGAAAGGTTTAAAATCCCAACTGAACTCTAATCCCTCAGACTGTTCTCGCTGTGTCTTTACTAACTGATATAATTCGTTGATCGATCTAATTATTTCATCACTCGTAGTACCGAAACCATGAAAGTCCTTTGCGATAACGTCATCAAGGTCTTCTGCCACACCATTTCCCACTAAACCGATATCGATAATTTTATCGTAGGTTTCATTTAAGAGTTTTAATTTAGAATCTTCCATTAAATCAGTTAGTTAACAAGGTAAAAAGATAGTGAATTTAGTATTTTCTCCTTCAACGGTTTCTACATTTATTTGTCCGTTATGAGCCTTGATGATATCATAACTTAAAGATAGTCCTAGCCCTGTTCCTTTACCTGTAGGCTTTGTAGTAAAAAACGGCTGAAAGATTTTTTCTTTTACCTTATCGGGAATCCCATTCCCATTGTCCTTAACTTGGATAATTATACCGCCACTATCCAATTGGGTCGAGATTTGCACTAATGGTTTATAATCTTTGTCATTCGTTTTAATCTTCTTTTCGTGGACAGCGTAAAATGCGTTATTTACCAAGTTTAGAATAACTCGGCCGATGTCTTGTTGGTTAATTTCGACCTTACTTATATTTTCATCAAAGTCGGTTTTTATGTCGGCGTTAAAGGATTTGTCCTTTGCGCGCAGTCCGTGATAGCTCAGACGAGTGTATTCATCACACAGCGCATTTATATCCGTAAGTCGTTTTTCACCACTGCTATTCCTACTGTGTTGTAACATTCCTTTCACAATGGCATCAGCACGTTTACCATGATGGTTTATTTTTTCGAGGTTCTCTTGTATGTCTACTAATATTTCTTCCACCAATTTCTCATCTCTGTTTTCTTTTTGCTTTGTTCTTTCCGCTTGAATTTCTTGTATAAGTTCGTTGCTTACCTCAGAAAAATTATTTACAAAGTTCAATGGGTTTTGTATTTCGTGTGCGATACCCGCCGTAAGCTCACCAAGTGAGGCCATTTTTTCGGATTGGATCAATTGTGATTGGGTAGCTTTAAGGTCTTCTACCGATTTGTTCAATTGTGCGGTACGGTGTTTGACTTTTTCCTCTAATATGAGATTTTCTTTCTTAAGGAGCCTTGCGCGATATTGGGCTATCATTCCTACGACAATTATAAAGGCCAACACATATAATGACCAAGCCCACCAAGTATTGGTCCAGTGGGGTAGGATGGTGAAACTCATTTCGGCAGGTTCACTCCATATTCCATCTGCTGTTCTGCTCCTTACTTTAAATAAATAGTCACCAGCGGCAAGATTTCTATAGTTTTTACTGTTAGATATCTCGGTAATCTCGCTCCATTCTGTATCAAATCCTTCAAGGATATAGCGATAGCGCGTTTTGTCTATGTTGGTTAACTGAGCTCCGGTAAACTGAAAACTCAGATAATTCTGTTCAAAGGGAATCTTTAAGTTCACAGGCAAATTGTAATATCCATCCAGACTATCCCAACTGATATTGTTTTCTCTTAACCCACCGGATTCCTTAGGAATTTTCTCAGATATATAAAATGTGTCTTTTTTAGAAGTGTAGAGCGTATCTAATTTCGGATAGTTTTGAAGTATTGTTCGGTATTCATAAAAAGTTTGTGGCTCATCTGAAATAGTAATTCCTACAATGTGGGCAATGCTCGTAGTAGATTTTTCCTTAGGTATGTTCGATATGGTCATGGCCTGTGTCTCAATGCCCCACCACAGTTTGTCCTCATAAACTATGGCCGCGCCGGCATTAAAGTCAGTGTATTTTAATCCTTGACCTTTTCCAAAGGATTTTACTTCATAAGAAAATGTATCATCCAGTTCTTCTTCGCTCTTTGGGGTAAAGACTGTAAACCCATTTTCTGTTCCGGCATAAATTTTTCCCTCATTTTCATAGAGGGTATATACTGCTTTATGAACCAGTCCATTTTCGGTGTTCAGACTGGTCAATGTTCCCTTATTTTGATCGGCAATCAAAATACCTGATCGGGTAGCGATCCACATTCTATCTTTTGCATCCCGCAGAAACGCGCCACCGTTTCTTTCGCTTATTTTTCCGTTTTCCATCAGCTGGGAGATAGTATTATCTGCAACATTGATGATATTGATGCTCTTATCAGTTGCTACCCAAATTTGCCCTTTATCATCCTCCATTAGCTCCCAGACTATATCTCCGACTAAGCCATTCTTGTTGGTAAATAACTTAAATGTATTGGTATCAGAATCCATATATTCTACAGTACCATTTTGAAATGACCCATTCCATATATGGCCACGGTGGTCAACTAAACTTGATGAAGGGATGGGGATATTCAAACCTTGTTCGGTGCCAATGATTCTTATAGTCTGCAGCTCAGGGCTAAAAATGCCTAGTCCAAATCTTGGAGAAACGATAAGATATTCGCCCGTTGGCATCGGTAGAATTTTATATGATATGTTCGGCGCCTTATTCAATCCAAGCTCATGATCTACCTCTCTTATCGTATTACTTAGAGGGTCATAAATATCAATTCCCTGTCTAGAGGCGATCCACAAATGCGCTTTATTGTCCTCGAAAAAGCTCCATACATCAGGTCCACTAAGTCCATCTGCTGCAGTAAGAAATTTGGGCATTAATCCCTCAGTATCCATTAAGTTAAGCGCCGAACTGGTAGCAATCCAAATTTGACCTAAACGATCGAAATAAGTAGTGTTGATGAGGTTATCGCTCAATCCTTTATTTGCTGTCAGCTGTTGGAGCCTTTGTTTTTCCACGTCAAAAACATAGACACCGGCAGCGGTAGACATCCATAATTTGTCGTCATTTCCTTGTGTAAAATGTTGAATACTATTTGTAAATCCTTGTGAAGAACCAAGATTTTGAATCTTATCATGCTCTAGGTCTAAAATAGAAATTCCATTATCTTCGGTACCAACCCATATGCGGTTTTTGCGGTCATTAAAGAAAGCAGTTGCAGAAGGCATGGAAAGTTCTTCTGAACTGTTTAGGAAGCGAATCCGTCCCTTGTCATAATCGATTATAGAAAGACCTGCTATAGAGCTTATCCATATATTCCCAGAACTATCTTCAAGTATACGTTTGGCATTACCATTATCTTGAGGTTGAAGTTGGCTAACATGTCTATAGGTTTCATTTGATGGATTAAGAATATAAAAACCATCCTGTATCGTGCCGAGCCATATAAAACCTCGGCTATCCATAACCATTGAGCAATCTGGATTAAAATTGAACTCTTGCTTTATAAAATTTGCATTTCTTACCACTCCCGCTTTTAGATCGAGCACGTAGATTCCCTTTTGTGATGTATAGATCCAAATTCTTCCCTTATTATCTTCTAGCATACTAGAAATTTCTGCTAGAGCTCCTGTAAAAATATTGTCAATGAAACTGTAAATTTCGATGTATTCGCCATTGAACCTGCAGAGTCCCTTATCGCTACCTATCCACATCATTCCGTAACTATCTTCCATCATTGCGGTGACCAAGTATCCGGGCAAACCTTGATCTTCCCCAAATTCCAAAATTCCCATAGAGGCGTTCTTTTTTAATTTTGGCAATCCTGCTGGAACCGACAAAGGAGGTTCAATAATCGATGTTTTAAATCTAATAGGCTTTGAAGCCAGTTCCTTAATATTTATCAAAGTATCCGGAAGCGTAGTGAAATCAAAGTTTATTTCTTCGATGGGATTATTAAGAGGAAGAAAACCATCAGGATAAAAAGGTTTGGAAGGAAGATTTTCTAAATTGACTTTCTTTACTGTCGCAGCCTTAAAATTGGTTGTGTCATTAACGGACCATTCTATTTTTTTTGGTTCACTAAACTGTAAGGGACTATCGGCTGGCCGAGAATATTCATTCTCGTTCTCAGGAAAAGGTACAGCACGTTCTTTTTGGTTACATGAAAATATTGCCAAAAACAAAACAGTTATGCAATAAATCTGAAGTGGTCTACTATAAAATATTGGTTTCATAAAATTATTGAATTATTCCTGATATGGCAGATTTAGTATAAATGTGGTCCCCTGTCCTTCCTGAGTTTCTACATTTATTTCCCCGTTATGAGCCTTGATGATATCATAACACAACGAAAGACCGAGACCGGTTCCTTCGCCAGTCGGTTTGGTGGTGAAGAACGGTTGAAAGATTTTGTCAACGACCT
Encoded here:
- a CDS encoding His Kinase A (phospho-acceptor) domain-containing protein, which produces MINFFKKSVKIQSSKYFTPDLNKITKVRNTSYLLFFLVIILTSACKETYNAPELPNSSSEYVEAVKGTFRLLQPDTLTWTEHEFSGLASMKSQPYSLENKEGKKFELQNSDSIKGKFQTKPLKWDELPSKPLNFDSWPKEDLKFRVKQLGKPKITKAGNLSIDLNSSVGVSKLDAEFGIDGKLFGVMKDPDNFIWLSASTAIIKYDSDNLYSYGTAQGLDINTAFTIFVDSRGLYWVSDSNSVKAIDFENNLIYELETSFRVGLGYHISEDKENRIWLSNMQVGFTIINFEEQSVSQFTTNEGLLANFVVQASTDSTGKIWLSTASGVNILDFEESTNTSIGEDDLFGQTGVTTFLENPNGEIWLTTQDGINIISKAKDSLTYIDKDNIDERFGNTIRTVIDENGNFWVTTSVGLLYSLDLQHRNFKSYILDFNQNRVIYNVTFDNNDQAWVGLVSGGMFVVDLKGNQPANITTQKGLGDANVWATLQEKDGNKWIGTYAGIDIIDLANSNIKHLGVADGLINDRNTQLYQAKDGKIWASGNNSGISVIDKKSLRIYQIPLSKLFSSNSINYITELEENNFMFGNSLGQIFNLNLNNNTLKSTIVKTADNAFRITEIAKIDNENVFVSLNDGGIYKINLKTDQSQKIVGANILDNNSYYSTLYKNNKLWVATLQAIQLLDFTDNSSYTFTTAQGLPINDVYDLIENNGVIYAGTSKGLAIISEEAHASSDILKWNIRTIGREQGLAHLDFAQNSMSIDEYGRIWAGVDSQALTVIEDSENKELMTETAITGLSLYDENMEFNELNIRFFSKDNDTIWATDQLSYQLAPDYQKNLKKESSKISYNGTTGPYDIPINLELPPDKNFLTFSYHAIQFRDQNKLLYTYFLEGVDRNWSQLTTQTHTENYRDLPPGDYTFKVASKNIYSNWSEPANFSFTILPKWWQTWWAKLLLGIILSIILWSVIRYRSQWLKRENKILEQKVSDRTEQLRNKIEQLKSTQSQLIQSEKMASLGELTAGIAHEIQNPLNFVNNFSEINRELIQELKSEKALPEAERNKELEEEILYDLYQNLEKINQHGKRADAIVKGMLQHSRSNNGKMEPTNINALADEYLRLAYHGLRAKDKTFNATMVTDFDDTIGKINVVPQDIGRVFLNLVNNAFYAVTERKEQCLAEPFDKTQDKPVEATLSLNTKKTLRQAQGDKYEPTVTVSTKKINDEIIISVKDNGNGIPKNVVEKVFQPFFSTKPTGKGTGLGLSMSYDIIKAHGGELKVETKEGNGSLFIVRLPSKN
- a CDS encoding His Kinase A (phospho-acceptor) domain-containing protein → MEDSKLKLLNETYDKIIDIGLVGNGVAEDLDDVIAKDFHGFGTTSDEIIRSINELYQLVKTQREQSEGLEFSWDFKPFDRRISKNGDFAVYSDIIHVGIIAGEEKVCFEIRFTAALEFLDNRWVLVHFHGSKPEKVESAEDTWGVQDWKRKNETLQKLVDERTAELNQSLEDLKQTQEQLIHSEKMASLGELTAGIAHEIQNPLNFVNNFSEINKELIEELKAEKALPDAERDSGMEEEILFDLYQNLEKIYLHGKRADNIVKGMLLHSRKSDGKKQLTDVNALADEYLRLAYHGLRAKDKTFNATLNTDFDESVGKVNVMPQELGRVILNLINNAFYACAERSRSACAERSGLAIQDKEKSGLESYMPTIWVSSKKTTSTTGAEELEISIRDNGNGIAEDVQQKIFQPFFTTKPSGKGTGLGLSLSYEIVKAHGGMLHLSSEAGIGTEFVIKLPITKTSN
- a CDS encoding His Kinase A (phospho-acceptor) domain-containing protein, translated to MKPIFYSRPLQIYCITVLFLAIFSCNQKERAVPFPENENEYSRPADSPLQFSEPKKIEWSVNDTTNFKAATVKKVNLENLPSKPFYPDGFLPLNNPIEEINFDFTTLPDTLINIKELASKPIRFKTSIIEPPLSVPAGLPKLKKNASMGILEFGEDQGLPGYLVTAMMEDSYGMMWIGSDKGLCRFNGEYIEIYSFIDNIFTGALAEISSMLEDNKGRIWIYTSQKGIYVLDLKAGVVRNANFIKQEFNFNPDCSMVMDSRGFIWLGTIQDGFYILNPSNETYRHVSQLQPQDNGNAKRILEDSSGNIWISSIAGLSIIDYDKGRIRFLNSSEELSMPSATAFFNDRKNRIWVGTEDNGISILDLEHDKIQNLGSSQGFTNSIQHFTQGNDDKLWMSTAAGVYVFDVEKQRLQQLTANKGLSDNLINTTYFDRLGQIWIATSSALNLMDTEGLMPKFLTAADGLSGPDVWSFFEDNKAHLWIASRQGIDIYDPLSNTIREVDHELGLNKAPNISYKILPMPTGEYLIVSPRFGLGIFSPELQTIRIIGTEQGLNIPIPSSSLVDHRGHIWNGSFQNGTVEYMDSDTNTFKLFTNKNGLVGDIVWELMEDDKGQIWVATDKSINIINVADNTISQLMENGKISERNGGAFLRDAKDRMWIATRSGILIADQNKGTLTSLNTENGLVHKAVYTLYENEGKIYAGTENGFTVFTPKSEEELDDTFSYEVKSFGKGQGLKYTDFNAGAAIVYEDKLWWGIETQAMTISNIPKEKSTTSIAHIVGITISDEPQTFYEYRTILQNYPKLDTLYTSKKDTFYISEKIPKESGGLRENNISWDSLDGYYNLPVNLKIPFEQNYLSFQFTGAQLTNIDKTRYRYILEGFDTEWSEITEISNSKNYRNLAAGDYLFKVRSRTADGIWSEPAEMSFTILPHWTNTWWAWSLYVLAFIIVVGMIAQYRARLLKKENLILEEKVKHRTAQLNKSVEDLKATQSQLIQSEKMASLGELTAGIAHEIQNPLNFVNNFSEVSNELIQEIQAERTKQKENRDEKLVEEILVDIQENLEKINHHGKRADAIVKGMLQHSRNSSGEKRLTDINALCDEYTRLSYHGLRAKDKSFNADIKTDFDENISKVEINQQDIGRVILNLVNNAFYAVHEKKIKTNDKDYKPLVQISTQLDSGGIIIQVKDNGNGIPDKVKEKIFQPFFTTKPTGKGTGLGLSLSYDIIKAHNGQINVETVEGENTKFTIFLPC